The genomic DNA GCGGCGTCCCAGGCCGGTCACGGGTTCAGATTTTCCGCCTGGACTCCTGCATGCGGATTCCCAGGCGGCCGAGTTCGTTCATCACCGGCTCGTACACCGCGGCGGATACGGGGCGCACCACGCCGACCTGGTCGATCTTGCCGCGGGCCATGAGCGAAACCCCGACAGCCAGAGGCAGGCTCACGGTACGCGCCATGGAAGTATCACCGTTCGGTTCGCCGTAATCAACCAGAGTGGAGGTTATTTTTTCACGTTCCCCGGCGGCGTTTTCCACCACGAAGGTGTGGCGCATGACGATCATGTCACGCTCGCCCGGGGCGTAGGGCATCTTCTGCTGCATGCGTTGGGACAGGATGTCCAGCGGATTGGGAATGTCACCCACCGGCTCGGATGAGAACAGCCCCAGCCATTCCATGTTGTCCAATACCGCGTCATCCCGGGATATGCCCAGCTTCTGAGCGGCCGCCGGCCTGGGGTCTTGCCCGGGGGCGGCGTTGGTCAGTTCCGCCATCAGGTCCCGGAGCGTGGCGTTTTTCAAGCTTTCCCGCGGCGTGTCGTCGATCAGCCCCAGGTCCACCATGGCCTTCATGGTTTCGCACCAGCCGGGATAACGATAGGTGCCGCGCATCACGGTCTGCGCCTCTGGGATGCCGTAGATGTCCCGGTAGGGCATCGAATCGCGGTTGGGATAGATTACCAGTTCGCCGATTCCTTCCACCTCGTCCGCGCGGCGGTCTAAAAAGAGGTTTTTGCCCTCCACGTCCACCAGTTTGCCGTGTTCCAGGTAACGGGCGGAGTTGCGTGAAGCCAGGATGACCCCGCGCGGGCTCCAGGAGAATTTGTAGCCGAAGGGATTGTCGTTGTCTTCCGGGGCGGGCAGGCCGCCGGTCACGGAGTAGAAATCCACGACGCGTCCGCCCCCGGCATGGACATCATCGATGATCTGCATAGCC from Candidatus Aminicenantes bacterium includes the following:
- a CDS encoding saccharopine dehydrogenase, with the protein product MKKNILVLGAGLVSRPGVRYLLDQQELNVTVASRTVSKAEALVAGYANGRALQLDVENETALANLIAQYDIVISLLPWIHHVKVANLCLEYGRDMATTSYVSEGMQAMDQAVRDRGLLFLNEIGVDPGIDHMSAMQIIDDVHAGGGRVVDFYSVTGGLPAPEDNDNPFGYKFSWSPRGVILASRNSARYLEHGKLVDVEGKNLFLDRRADEVEGIGELVIYPNRDSMPYRDIYGIPEAQTVMRGTYRYPGWCETMKAMVDLGLIDDTPRESLKNATLRDLMAELTNAAPGQDPRPAAAQKLGISRDDAVLDNMEWLGLFSSEPVGDIPNPLDILSQRMQQKMPYAPGERDMIVMRHTFVVENAAGEREKITSTLVDYGEPNGDTSMARTVSLPLAVGVSLMARGKIDQVGVVRPVSAAVYEPVMNELGRLGIRMQESRRKI